Proteins encoded in a region of the Desulfovermiculus halophilus DSM 18834 genome:
- a CDS encoding aminotransferase class I/II-fold pyridoxal phosphate-dependent enzyme, with product MHQFPRMQRLPPYVFAVVNDLKMELRRKGDDIVDLGMGNPDIPTPRHIVDKLMEAAPKAVNHRYSASRGLPNLRRAITDWYARRYDVDLDPERETVVTIGAKEGLSHLALAMLSPGDVVFVPDPTYPIHTYSAIIAGADVRRIPIGVDRDFFQDLLSATQQTWPQPKLLILSFPHNPTTAVVDLQFFQKIVDFAKEHNIWVIHDLAYADLGFDGYTPPSFLQAEGAKDVGVEFFSMSKSYSMAGWRVGFCSGNPDIVHALTRLKSYLDYGIFQPIQIASIVALNESQDCVQEIVDEYQSRRDSLISGLNRIGWPVQPPKATMFVWAKIPEQFQDMGSVEFSKLLLREAKVAVSPGLGFGHFGDQYVRFALVENRHRTNQAIRGLKKVVR from the coding sequence ATGCACCAGTTCCCCCGCATGCAGCGGCTACCTCCATATGTCTTCGCAGTGGTCAACGATCTGAAGATGGAGCTTCGGCGCAAAGGCGACGATATCGTCGACCTGGGAATGGGCAACCCGGACATTCCCACTCCCCGGCATATCGTGGATAAGCTGATGGAAGCCGCGCCAAAAGCTGTCAATCACCGCTATTCCGCTTCCAGGGGGCTGCCCAATCTGCGCCGGGCCATCACCGACTGGTACGCCCGCAGATACGATGTGGACCTCGATCCGGAGCGGGAAACCGTGGTCACTATCGGGGCCAAGGAAGGTCTCTCCCACTTGGCGCTGGCCATGCTCAGCCCGGGGGACGTGGTCTTTGTCCCGGACCCAACCTACCCCATCCATACCTACAGCGCGATCATCGCCGGCGCGGACGTCCGGCGCATACCCATCGGGGTGGATCGGGACTTCTTTCAGGACCTGCTGTCTGCAACCCAGCAGACCTGGCCCCAGCCCAAGCTGCTGATCCTCTCCTTTCCCCACAATCCGACCACAGCGGTGGTCGATCTGCAGTTTTTCCAAAAAATCGTCGACTTCGCCAAGGAACACAACATCTGGGTGATTCACGATCTGGCCTATGCCGATCTGGGCTTTGACGGCTACACCCCGCCCAGCTTTCTGCAGGCCGAAGGCGCCAAGGATGTGGGCGTGGAGTTCTTCTCCATGTCCAAAAGCTATTCCATGGCCGGCTGGCGGGTGGGATTCTGCTCCGGGAACCCGGATATCGTCCATGCCCTGACCCGGCTCAAGAGCTATTTGGACTATGGCATTTTCCAGCCTATTCAAATCGCGTCCATTGTGGCCTTAAACGAGTCTCAGGACTGCGTGCAGGAGATCGTGGACGAGTATCAGTCCCGGCGGGACAGCCTGATCAGCGGGCTAAACCGCATCGGATGGCCGGTTCAGCCGCCCAAGGCAACAATGTTTGTGTGGGCCAAGATACCGGAGCAGTTTCAGGACATGGGCTCAGTCGAGTTTTCCAAGCTGCTGCTCCGGGAGGCCAAGGTGGCAGTTTCCCCCGGACTGGGCTTCGGCCACTTCGGGGATCAGTACGTCCGTTTCGCCCTGGTTGAGAATCGACACCGCACCAATCAGGCCATTCGAGGCCTGAAAAAGGTCGTGAGGTAA
- a CDS encoding TrpB-like pyridoxal phosphate-dependent enzyme: MQTRITLPQSDLPTHWYNALPDLPTPLAPPLDPQTGEALDPQQLEAIFPRGLIEQELSSEPLIPIPEPVQDIYRLWRPTPLIRAARLEKAIGTSCRIYFKDESVSPTGSHKPNTAVPQAYFNKAEGITRLSTETGAGQWGTALSFACRMLDMHCTVYMVRISFEQKPYRQIIIKSYGGEIFPSPSRRTKSGSAVLDQDPECKGSLGLAISEAVEDAATNLGTKYTLGSVLNHVLLHQTIIGLETRQQLQAVGEKPDYLIGCVGGGSNFAGLMLPFLPLKLAGEDITCIAAEPKACPSLTRGAYRYDFGDMARLTPLIKMHTLGHSFMPAPIHAGGLRYHGNAPVLCNLVDAGVVQPRAYFQNECFEAARLFQNTEGFLPAPETSHAIRAAIETAEKARPGSSMVFLYSGHGLLDLASYEAYFQGRLEDYELPQGVIDEALTSCPEWE; encoded by the coding sequence ATGCAGACGCGAATCACGCTCCCCCAGTCGGATCTGCCCACCCATTGGTACAACGCGCTGCCCGATTTGCCCACTCCCCTGGCTCCGCCCCTGGATCCGCAGACCGGGGAAGCTCTGGACCCGCAACAGCTGGAAGCCATTTTCCCCCGGGGGCTGATCGAGCAGGAGCTGAGCTCAGAGCCCTTGATCCCCATTCCTGAGCCGGTCCAGGACATCTATCGCCTGTGGAGGCCGACACCTCTTATCCGGGCCGCCAGGCTGGAGAAGGCCATCGGGACATCCTGCCGGATTTACTTTAAGGACGAATCGGTTTCCCCCACCGGTTCGCATAAGCCGAACACAGCGGTCCCCCAAGCCTACTTCAACAAGGCGGAAGGCATTACCCGCCTGTCCACGGAAACCGGGGCCGGCCAATGGGGAACAGCTCTGTCCTTTGCCTGCCGGATGCTGGATATGCACTGCACTGTGTATATGGTCCGGATCAGCTTTGAACAAAAGCCTTACCGGCAGATCATCATCAAGTCCTACGGGGGCGAGATCTTCCCCTCTCCGTCCCGCAGGACCAAGAGCGGGTCTGCTGTGCTGGATCAGGACCCGGAGTGCAAGGGGAGCCTGGGGCTGGCCATTTCCGAGGCGGTTGAAGATGCGGCCACCAACCTCGGAACCAAGTATACCCTGGGCAGTGTGCTCAATCACGTGCTTTTGCACCAAACAATCATCGGTCTGGAAACCAGGCAGCAGCTGCAAGCAGTGGGGGAAAAGCCTGATTACCTCATCGGCTGTGTCGGCGGGGGGAGCAACTTCGCCGGATTGATGCTGCCCTTTCTGCCCTTGAAGCTGGCAGGAGAGGATATTACCTGTATTGCCGCTGAACCCAAGGCCTGCCCGTCATTGACCAGGGGGGCCTACAGGTATGATTTCGGGGACATGGCCAGGCTGACCCCCCTGATCAAGATGCACACCCTGGGGCACAGCTTTATGCCGGCGCCCATCCATGCCGGCGGACTCAGGTATCACGGAAACGCCCCGGTCCTGTGCAATCTGGTTGACGCCGGGGTGGTCCAGCCCAGGGCCTATTTTCAGAACGAATGCTTCGAGGCGGCCAGGCTTTTTCAGAATACTGAAGGCTTCCTGCCTGCCCCGGAGACCTCCCACGCCATCCGTGCGGCTATCGAAACAGCGGAGAAGGCCAGGCCGGGTTCAAGCATGGTCTTTCTGTATTCCGGACACGGGCTCCTGGATCTTGCGTCCTATGAGGCATATTTCCAAGGCAGGCTTGAGGATTATGAGCTTCCCCAGGGGGTTATTGATGAGGCCTTGACTTCCTGTCCGGAGTGGGAATAA
- the htpX gene encoding zinc metalloprotease HtpX: MTNQLKTGLLLGLLTAIILLFGQMLGGQGGLVLAFIIAIAMNVGSYWYSDRIVLSMYKAKEVSPSDAPRLHEIVAELAQRAGVPKPRVFIIPQEAPNAFATGRTPKQGVVAVTKGIMQLLTMEELKGVLAHEMGHIRNRDILIQTVAATLAGVIMFVSNMLQWAAIFGMGGNDEEGGGNPLVAIVMAIVAPIAAMLIQMAISRSREYLADQTGAQLAGDPRSLASALEKLDAYSRRIPMQSGTPATAHMFIVNPFSGGSMAHLFSTHPPVQERIQRLRAMSGQGGQGG, encoded by the coding sequence ATGACCAATCAACTCAAGACTGGATTGCTGCTGGGACTGCTCACAGCAATCATTTTGCTTTTCGGCCAGATGCTCGGCGGTCAGGGAGGACTTGTCCTGGCCTTCATTATTGCCATTGCCATGAACGTGGGCAGCTACTGGTACTCGGATCGCATTGTGCTTTCCATGTACAAGGCCAAGGAGGTCAGCCCCTCCGATGCGCCCAGGCTGCACGAGATCGTGGCCGAGCTCGCGCAGCGGGCTGGAGTGCCCAAGCCGAGGGTTTTCATCATTCCCCAGGAGGCGCCCAATGCCTTTGCCACCGGACGAACGCCCAAGCAGGGAGTGGTCGCGGTCACCAAAGGGATCATGCAGCTTTTGACCATGGAAGAGCTCAAAGGCGTATTGGCCCACGAAATGGGGCATATCCGCAACCGGGACATCCTGATCCAGACTGTGGCCGCAACCCTGGCCGGCGTGATCATGTTTGTCTCCAACATGCTGCAATGGGCGGCTATCTTCGGCATGGGCGGAAATGACGAGGAGGGCGGAGGCAACCCCCTGGTGGCCATCGTCATGGCCATTGTCGCCCCCATCGCCGCCATGCTGATTCAAATGGCCATTTCCCGCTCCCGGGAGTACCTGGCCGACCAGACCGGGGCTCAGCTGGCCGGAGACCCGCGATCCCTGGCCAGCGCCCTGGAAAAGCTCGACGCCTACAGCAGGCGGATTCCCATGCAAAGCGGGACACCGGCCACGGCCCATATGTTCATAGTCAATCCCTTCAGCGGAGGGAGTATGGCCCATCTGTTCAGCACCCATCCCCCGGTTCAGGAGCGAATTCAAAGACTGCGGGCCATGTCCGGTCAGGGAGGGCAGGGCGGTTAA
- a CDS encoding cofactor-independent phosphoglycerate mutase — translation MPRKLLILIADGMGDYPAQELDGRTPLQAARTPNMDAAAAQGTVGTCRTIPSGMPAGSDIANMAIMGYAPKRYHTGRGPIEAAAQGLDCAPSDLIYRLNLCTVSELSPSGLMLDHSGGHIQNEEALNLLQVLRTELDTDQVQIIPGFQYRHLLKHTDGVGTLEAGLDLVPPHDILNTPLAPALEVYARSPLLDSMIHRAHSILTSAWNQTQANAIWPWGQGPPLALPSFAHTFGLRGAVISAVDLIKGLGRAAGMDVLDVPGATGLVDTNYQGKVQAALNFLEHGDFVFVHLEGPDECGHAGDLDCKIQAIERFDEHIVGPVMLDLARMEGAVCMACDHLTPVGVRTHTTEPVPFCFLDSRQIQSGAHEGFSEAAAAAGDVHLEAGHLLLPYLLDRMQEADG, via the coding sequence ATGCCCCGAAAGCTTCTGATCCTGATCGCCGACGGCATGGGCGATTATCCGGCCCAAGAGCTGGACGGCCGCACTCCGCTGCAGGCGGCCCGGACCCCGAACATGGATGCAGCCGCAGCCCAGGGTACGGTAGGCACCTGCCGGACCATCCCTTCGGGCATGCCGGCCGGTTCGGATATCGCCAACATGGCCATCATGGGCTACGCCCCAAAACGGTATCACACCGGCCGGGGGCCCATCGAGGCCGCAGCCCAGGGCTTGGACTGCGCACCTTCGGATCTCATCTACCGCCTGAATCTGTGCACAGTCTCCGAGCTCTCCCCGTCCGGTCTCATGCTCGATCACAGCGGCGGCCACATCCAGAACGAGGAGGCCCTGAACCTGCTTCAGGTCCTGCGCACCGAACTGGACACCGACCAGGTCCAGATCATCCCCGGATTTCAGTATCGCCACCTGCTCAAGCACACGGATGGAGTCGGGACCCTTGAAGCCGGGCTGGATCTCGTGCCCCCCCACGACATCCTGAACACGCCTCTGGCTCCGGCCCTGGAGGTTTATGCCCGCAGTCCGCTCTTGGATTCCATGATCCACCGGGCCCACTCCATCCTGACCTCGGCATGGAACCAGACCCAAGCGAACGCCATCTGGCCCTGGGGCCAGGGCCCTCCTTTGGCTCTGCCCTCTTTTGCACACACCTTCGGCCTCAGAGGCGCGGTCATTTCAGCCGTGGACCTGATCAAGGGGCTGGGCCGGGCAGCGGGCATGGACGTCCTGGACGTTCCCGGAGCCACCGGGCTGGTGGACACCAACTACCAGGGCAAGGTCCAGGCCGCACTGAACTTTCTGGAGCATGGCGACTTTGTCTTTGTTCACCTGGAGGGCCCGGATGAATGCGGCCATGCCGGAGATCTGGATTGTAAGATCCAGGCCATCGAACGCTTTGACGAGCACATCGTCGGGCCGGTTATGCTCGATCTGGCCCGGATGGAAGGCGCCGTGTGCATGGCCTGCGATCACCTCACCCCGGTAGGGGTCCGGACCCATACGACAGAACCGGTGCCCTTCTGCTTTCTGGACAGCAGGCAGATCCAATCCGGAGCCCACGAGGGATTCAGCGAAGCGGCGGCCGCGGCAGGGGATGTGCACCTGGAGGCCGGGCATTTGTTGCTTCCCTATCTCCTGGACCGCATGCAGGAGGCGGACGGATGA
- a CDS encoding HAD family hydrolase, which translates to MSDKYEAVLFDLDGTLLNTIADLTASMNEVLEQRGCPVHSEDDYRYFVGDGVHMLAARALPGPLPSEAAVQEAVQAFRQVYSRRWRETTRPYPGIEDLLQALMHKGVPMGVVSNKPHEPTLACIQAFFPHVPFAVVAGQTEDLPPKPDPAGLHVALKACGAAPERSLYLGDSNIDMQAARRAGMKAVGAAWGFRTREELEEHEAFYVAAHPLDVVKLMG; encoded by the coding sequence ATGTCCGATAAATATGAGGCGGTGCTTTTCGATCTGGACGGCACCCTGTTAAATACCATAGCCGATCTGACTGCGAGCATGAACGAGGTTCTCGAACAGCGGGGATGCCCGGTGCATTCTGAAGATGACTACCGGTATTTTGTCGGAGACGGGGTGCACATGCTGGCCGCCAGGGCCCTGCCGGGGCCTTTGCCCTCAGAAGCCGCTGTCCAAGAAGCGGTGCAGGCCTTTCGGCAGGTCTACAGCCGGCGGTGGCGGGAGACGACCAGACCCTATCCCGGAATCGAGGACCTGCTGCAGGCCCTGATGCACAAGGGTGTTCCCATGGGGGTGGTGAGCAACAAACCGCACGAACCCACCTTGGCCTGCATCCAGGCCTTCTTTCCCCATGTGCCTTTTGCCGTTGTTGCAGGGCAGACAGAGGATCTGCCTCCCAAGCCCGATCCGGCCGGCCTGCACGTAGCCCTTAAGGCCTGTGGGGCAGCTCCGGAACGCAGCCTGTACCTGGGCGACAGCAATATTGACATGCAGGCGGCGCGCCGGGCCGGGATGAAAGCTGTCGGGGCCGCATGGGGATTCCGGACCAGAGAGGAACTCGAAGAGCACGAGGCTTTTTATGTAGCTGCCCACCCCCTGGATGTGGTCAAGCTCATGGGGTAA
- a CDS encoding Hsp20/alpha crystallin family protein: protein MAKHTMDPWLEIQGMKKRMDKLMDDVRERFDARQTDRDRTALWQPVTDAFETPESYVVQVELAGMDRDQINLEIKDRELYVYGERRMLKDAHGSRYQVLERSYGPFARRFALPKLADPERIQATFVNGLLTVTIGKMDAGDRKQRIEVVDEE from the coding sequence ATGGCCAAACATACAATGGACCCATGGCTGGAGATTCAGGGAATGAAAAAAAGGATGGACAAGCTGATGGATGATGTGCGGGAACGTTTCGACGCCCGGCAGACGGACAGGGACCGCACTGCATTGTGGCAACCGGTCACGGACGCATTCGAAACTCCGGAAAGCTATGTGGTTCAAGTCGAATTGGCGGGGATGGACCGGGACCAGATCAATCTGGAGATAAAGGACCGTGAGCTCTATGTTTACGGGGAGCGGCGGATGCTTAAGGATGCCCATGGAAGCCGGTATCAGGTCCTGGAACGATCCTACGGGCCTTTTGCCCGGCGTTTCGCCCTGCCCAAGCTGGCAGATCCGGAAAGGATCCAGGCCACCTTTGTCAACGGGCTGTTGACTGTGACCATCGGCAAGATGGATGCCGGCGACAGGAAGCAGCGGATTGAAGTTGTGGATGAGGAGTAA
- a CDS encoding dodecin family protein: protein MAGSVYKFIDLVGTSPTSWEEAAKTAVETAAKTLREVRIAEVKELDMKVESGKVSLYRAKVRLSFKYEG, encoded by the coding sequence ATGGCCGGAAGTGTGTACAAATTCATCGATCTGGTCGGAACCAGCCCCACGTCGTGGGAGGAGGCAGCAAAAACAGCGGTGGAGACGGCAGCCAAGACCCTTCGGGAAGTCAGGATCGCGGAAGTCAAGGAACTGGATATGAAGGTTGAATCTGGCAAGGTGTCTCTGTACCGGGCCAAGGTCAGGCTCTCCTTCAAGTACGAAGGATAG
- a CDS encoding homoserine dehydrogenase: MEDTGIRIGLAGFGTVGSGLLQILESNRSWITKRLGAELTVKTILVRDLQKSRSSLPDADTTFTARMEDLVHDPELDIIVELIGGQDDAYRLIKNSLLAGKSVVTANKALLAEHGPELFELAAARNLGLYYEASVAGGIPIVQTLKESLAGNRIKSLTGILNGTANFILSEMTHKQLGYEQALALAQDKGYAEADPALDVDGLDAAHKLTVLIRLAYGQDYPLHELPVHGIRDVDQYDILRAKDFGYVLKLIAQVKEQSGSLQAGVFPALVRSDHMLAKVDGPFNAVLLEGNAVGPIMLYGQGAGDLPTGSAVLADIMTLVNRKAFYNNTGFLDLSMPKASILPPELTSAKHYFRFTVQDRPGVLSVLSGIMGEHNISIAQVVQKQEANGQTVPVVFLTHTAQLKDVNSAVREISGLDFIKAPTVHYRLL; this comes from the coding sequence ATGGAGGATACGGGTATCCGCATTGGACTCGCCGGATTCGGCACAGTTGGCAGCGGGCTGCTCCAGATCCTGGAGAGCAACCGGAGCTGGATCACCAAGCGTCTGGGCGCGGAGCTGACAGTGAAGACCATACTGGTCCGGGATCTGCAAAAGTCCAGGTCCAGCCTTCCGGATGCAGACACAACCTTTACCGCCAGAATGGAGGATCTTGTCCATGACCCGGAGCTGGACATCATCGTCGAGCTTATCGGGGGCCAAGACGACGCCTACAGACTGATCAAGAACTCCCTCCTGGCGGGGAAATCCGTGGTCACGGCCAACAAGGCCCTGCTGGCCGAGCACGGCCCAGAGCTCTTCGAGCTGGCCGCAGCCAGGAATCTGGGGCTGTATTATGAAGCCAGCGTGGCCGGCGGCATCCCCATCGTCCAGACCCTGAAGGAAAGCTTGGCCGGGAACCGGATCAAGTCCCTGACCGGGATCCTGAACGGCACGGCCAACTTCATCCTTTCGGAAATGACCCACAAGCAGCTGGGCTATGAGCAGGCCCTGGCCCTGGCCCAGGACAAAGGGTACGCCGAGGCGGATCCGGCCCTGGACGTCGACGGCCTGGATGCAGCCCACAAGCTGACGGTGCTCATCCGTCTGGCCTACGGTCAGGACTACCCCCTGCACGAGCTCCCGGTGCATGGAATTCGAGATGTTGATCAGTACGACATCCTGCGGGCCAAGGACTTCGGCTATGTGCTCAAGCTCATCGCCCAGGTCAAGGAACAGTCCGGATCCTTGCAGGCCGGGGTCTTTCCGGCCCTGGTCCGTTCCGATCACATGCTGGCCAAGGTAGATGGTCCGTTTAACGCCGTTCTGCTCGAAGGCAATGCCGTGGGTCCGATTATGCTCTACGGCCAGGGAGCCGGGGATCTGCCCACGGGCAGTGCTGTTCTGGCCGATATCATGACCCTGGTCAACCGCAAGGCATTTTACAATAACACCGGCTTTCTGGACCTCTCCATGCCCAAGGCCTCCATCCTCCCGCCGGAGCTCACCTCGGCCAAGCATTACTTCCGGTTCACGGTCCAGGACCGCCCAGGGGTCCTTTCGGTCTTGTCCGGAATCATGGGCGAGCACAACATCAGCATCGCCCAGGTGGTCCAGAAACAGGAAGCCAACGGCCAGACCGTGCCGGTTGTCTTCTTGACCCACACCGCCCAGCTCAAAGACGTCAACTCTGCTGTACGCGAGATCTCCGGACTGGACTTCATCAAGGCCCCCACTGTGCATTACCGGCTGCTGTAG
- a CDS encoding YcaO-like family protein: MQLTNRVRNEFYKCDVPDNTLDRIQNGLDRLGLAAQYSGVQASKGLYWGRVWIESLHLICEGKGKSSRLAKTSAYAELAERLSAGLYYPAFEEQVRFHLPALYEARTRDFLNYAWMDGYVQGHQDHIQGPLIRIEDLLSGQTHLRPDQVQEIKDSEMAGHWVDGYSLLQEQKVKVPMKFAAYIHGTNGIAAGNVLEEALVQAACEVFERHTQIRVVRGEDQVPSIDPESIEDESVHEMLAFYAANNVQVTLKDLSFGGLFPVLAAVYTNRNLPPDRLEYRTFIPGAAFHSREALSRCFTEGIQGKKSLQAVRAQLDQPVRPKSEVNSYYLLMKCGVSPTDVSFLDRGEMCQYREWKARDMAEELASIKDICRRLDTDCIVLDHTHPVIGFPVVRVIMPGISDFLPFLPGDVLTSERTKPSTAWKGEEYKRIAASFFHSGSGNAAG, encoded by the coding sequence ATGCAGCTGACGAATCGGGTCCGCAACGAGTTCTACAAATGCGATGTTCCGGACAACACTCTGGATCGAATCCAAAACGGCTTGGATCGTCTGGGGCTCGCCGCCCAGTATTCCGGGGTACAGGCCTCAAAGGGGTTGTACTGGGGGCGGGTATGGATCGAATCCCTGCATTTGATCTGTGAAGGCAAGGGAAAAAGCAGCAGGCTGGCCAAGACCAGCGCCTATGCCGAGCTTGCGGAACGGCTCAGCGCCGGCCTCTACTATCCGGCCTTCGAGGAACAGGTCAGGTTTCATCTTCCGGCCCTGTATGAGGCCAGGACCCGGGATTTTTTGAACTACGCCTGGATGGACGGGTATGTGCAGGGGCATCAGGACCACATCCAGGGACCGCTGATTCGAATCGAGGATCTGTTGTCCGGGCAGACCCATCTGAGGCCGGATCAGGTGCAGGAGATCAAGGACTCGGAGATGGCCGGGCACTGGGTGGACGGGTACTCACTGCTCCAGGAGCAGAAAGTCAAGGTTCCCATGAAGTTCGCGGCCTATATCCACGGAACCAACGGCATCGCGGCCGGAAACGTTTTGGAGGAGGCCCTGGTTCAGGCCGCCTGCGAGGTCTTTGAGCGTCATACCCAGATCCGGGTGGTCAGGGGGGAGGACCAGGTGCCGAGCATCGACCCGGAGTCCATTGAGGATGAGTCAGTCCATGAGATGCTCGCATTCTATGCGGCCAACAATGTTCAGGTCACCCTGAAGGACCTGTCCTTCGGCGGGCTTTTCCCCGTGCTTGCCGCGGTGTACACCAACCGCAACCTGCCCCCTGACCGGCTGGAATACAGGACGTTCATCCCCGGGGCCGCTTTTCACAGCCGGGAGGCCTTGAGTCGATGCTTTACCGAAGGGATTCAGGGCAAAAAGTCCCTGCAGGCGGTTCGGGCTCAGCTTGATCAGCCGGTTCGGCCCAAGTCCGAGGTCAATTCCTATTATCTGCTCATGAAATGCGGGGTTTCTCCCACAGACGTGTCTTTTCTGGATCGCGGGGAGATGTGCCAGTATCGGGAATGGAAGGCCCGGGACATGGCCGAGGAGCTGGCGTCTATTAAGGATATCTGCCGCCGGCTGGACACGGACTGCATTGTCCTTGATCACACCCATCCGGTTATCGGTTTTCCTGTGGTCCGGGTGATCATGCCCGGGATCTCGGATTTTTTGCCTTTCCTGCCCGGCGATGTCCTGACCAGCGAGCGGACCAAGCCGTCCACGGCCTGGAAAGGGGAGGAGTACAAGCGGATCGCGGCCAGTTTTTTCCACTCCGGGTCCGGGAACGCCGCCGGGTAA
- a CDS encoding RsbRD N-terminal domain-containing protein gives MAARDQEFTALLERNRKQIVKAWLQGVVNTYPPKTSEFLTSQKDQFANPIGANLARDLDSIFTQLLQEQSSDALYTAVDGIIRVRAVQDFTPSAAVGCFLQLKNIVRQVVGTQIRDQDLLHELAGFDAKIDQLMLTAFEAFVHCREKIWELKAKEAQHRTKNLLRKKAGVDWTVSDSPDPVT, from the coding sequence ATGGCCGCTCGAGACCAAGAATTCACCGCTCTTTTGGAAAGAAACCGCAAGCAGATCGTAAAGGCCTGGCTTCAGGGCGTGGTGAATACCTACCCTCCCAAGACATCCGAGTTCCTGACGTCCCAAAAGGACCAGTTCGCCAACCCCATCGGAGCAAACCTGGCCCGGGATTTGGACAGCATCTTTACCCAGCTCCTGCAGGAGCAGAGCTCAGATGCTCTGTACACAGCAGTGGATGGGATCATCCGGGTCAGGGCGGTGCAGGATTTTACTCCCTCCGCAGCTGTGGGGTGTTTTCTGCAGCTGAAGAACATCGTCCGCCAAGTCGTGGGTACCCAGATCCGGGATCAGGACCTGCTGCACGAGCTGGCAGGATTTGACGCCAAGATCGACCAATTGATGCTCACGGCTTTTGAAGCCTTCGTCCACTGCCGGGAAAAAATTTGGGAGCTTAAAGCAAAAGAGGCGCAGCACAGGACCAAAAATCTGCTGCGCAAGAAAGCAGGCGTTGACTGGACCGTTTCAGATTCGCCGGATCCCGTTACGTAA
- a CDS encoding acyl-CoA thioesterase, with the protein MRQDTFPSPEIWWPHQVSFGETDAMGVVYYGNYLHWFEQARSHFIRQLGMSYTEIEARGVSLPVREAFCRYRAPARFEDLIRIRTGIGSWGRASLTFHYEVYNTTTNNTFMTSGYTQHACIGPEGKPIPVPDWLKDLILGAQPQG; encoded by the coding sequence ATGAGACAGGACACGTTTCCCAGCCCGGAAATCTGGTGGCCGCACCAGGTATCCTTTGGCGAAACGGACGCCATGGGGGTGGTCTACTACGGAAACTACCTGCACTGGTTTGAACAGGCCAGAAGCCACTTCATCCGCCAGCTGGGCATGAGCTATACTGAGATAGAGGCCCGCGGGGTCAGCCTGCCGGTCCGGGAGGCCTTTTGCCGCTACCGGGCACCGGCCCGGTTCGAAGATCTGATCCGGATCAGGACCGGCATCGGGTCCTGGGGCCGGGCCTCACTGACCTTTCACTATGAAGTCTACAACACCACAACAAACAATACATTCATGACCTCCGGCTACACCCAGCATGCCTGCATCGGCCCGGAGGGAAAGCCGATTCCGGTACCGGACTGGCTCAAGGACCTTATTTTAGGAGCGCAGCCCCAGGGTTGA